The following proteins are encoded in a genomic region of Mycobacterium sp. 155:
- a CDS encoding neutral zinc metallopeptidase, whose translation MSRRRLARIVIAACAVLPLLSCSTVLEGNPVSVFADPFSVAGMPATDGPSGLRPDAEPGSREVTGTDNGDVDKLAGAAVSDIEEFWHTAYGDSFDGAFQPVSELISWDAHGYDGEFCGEDTYGLVNAAFCKLDGSIGWDRGVLMPSLRQDGGDMAVVLVLAHEYGHSVQQQAKLITRGTPTLVSEQQADCLAGTYMRWVAEGSSPRFTLNTGDGLNNVLAAVIAFRDPLQSEDDAQAGVDQHGSAFERVSAFQFGFTDGPSACAAIDVKEITERRGDLPVLLTEDQTGELPITDKWVRAMVDALNTTFTPAEPPQLSFDSAQTCPDARPSPPASYCPATNTIIVDLKDLAAMGVKNEDDDRTAPANGDNTAFSVVTSRYMLSLQNARGVPLNNAEAALRTACLTGVANAKLSKNMTLGNGDSLVLTAGDIDEAVSGILTNGLVASDVNGESVPSGFSRIDAFRLGVLGDTERCFKRFA comes from the coding sequence ATGAGTCGACGGCGTCTGGCCCGCATAGTGATCGCCGCGTGCGCAGTGTTGCCGCTCCTGTCCTGCTCGACGGTGCTGGAGGGTAACCCTGTCTCGGTGTTCGCCGACCCGTTCTCGGTGGCAGGAATGCCTGCCACCGACGGGCCGAGTGGTCTGCGTCCGGATGCCGAGCCAGGCTCGCGCGAAGTCACCGGGACCGACAACGGGGATGTCGACAAACTGGCCGGCGCTGCCGTCAGCGACATCGAGGAATTCTGGCACACGGCCTACGGAGACTCCTTCGACGGCGCATTCCAACCCGTCTCCGAGTTGATCTCGTGGGATGCACACGGATATGACGGCGAATTCTGCGGTGAGGACACCTATGGGCTGGTCAACGCCGCGTTCTGCAAACTCGACGGGAGCATCGGCTGGGATCGCGGCGTGCTGATGCCGTCCCTGCGCCAAGACGGCGGCGACATGGCAGTCGTGCTGGTGCTCGCCCACGAGTACGGCCACTCGGTGCAGCAGCAGGCCAAACTGATCACCCGCGGAACCCCCACCCTGGTTTCCGAACAGCAGGCTGACTGCCTGGCCGGCACGTACATGCGCTGGGTGGCCGAGGGCAGTTCTCCCCGATTCACCCTCAACACCGGCGACGGCCTCAACAACGTACTCGCCGCCGTGATCGCCTTCCGGGACCCGCTACAGAGCGAGGATGACGCGCAAGCCGGTGTCGACCAGCACGGCTCGGCATTCGAACGGGTCTCGGCGTTCCAGTTCGGCTTCACCGACGGCCCATCGGCATGCGCGGCTATCGACGTCAAGGAGATCACTGAGCGCCGCGGGGACCTGCCGGTGCTGCTGACCGAGGACCAGACCGGCGAACTGCCGATCACCGACAAGTGGGTGCGCGCCATGGTCGACGCGCTGAACACCACCTTCACGCCGGCCGAACCACCGCAGCTCAGTTTCGACTCCGCACAAACGTGCCCGGACGCCAGGCCCAGCCCTCCGGCCTCGTATTGCCCGGCCACCAACACCATCATCGTCGACCTCAAAGACCTCGCTGCGATGGGCGTGAAGAACGAGGACGACGACAGGACCGCTCCGGCCAACGGCGACAACACCGCTTTTTCGGTGGTGACCTCGCGATACATGCTGTCTCTGCAGAATGCTCGGGGGGTTCCGCTCAACAACGCCGAGGCCGCACTGCGGACGGCGTGCCTCACCGGGGTGGCCAACGCCAAGCTGAGCAAGAACATGACCCTGGGCAACGGGGACAGTCTCGTGCTGACCGCAGGCGACATCGACGAGGCGGTATCGGGCATTCTCACCAACGGGCTCGTGGCCAGCGACGTCAACGGCGAATCGGTGCCATCCGGGTTCTCCCGCATCGATGCGTTCCGGCTGGGTGTGCTCGGGGACACGGAGCGTTGCTTCAAGCGATTCGCCTGA
- the clpS gene encoding ATP-dependent Clp protease adapter ClpS produces the protein MVTPAKARPGTREEVDVAGVEATDSPWVTIVWDDPVNLMTYVTYVFQKLFGYSEPHATKLMLQVHNEGRAVVSAGSRESMEIDVSKLHAAGLWATLAQDR, from the coding sequence ATGGTTACACCGGCGAAGGCCCGTCCGGGTACCCGGGAAGAAGTTGATGTCGCCGGGGTGGAGGCCACCGACAGTCCCTGGGTGACCATCGTCTGGGACGATCCCGTCAACCTGATGACATATGTGACCTACGTCTTCCAGAAGCTCTTCGGCTACAGCGAGCCACACGCCACCAAGCTCATGCTGCAGGTGCACAACGAGGGCAGGGCCGTCGTGTCGGCGGGTAGCCGTGAATCCATGGAGATCGACGTGTCGAAACTGCACGCCGCCGGGTTGTGGGCGACCTTGGCGCAGGACCGCTGA
- a CDS encoding ATP-dependent DNA helicase, which yields MLAVAVDGLGGARRTGQIEMAEAVTHAFESGEHLAVQAGTGTGKSLAYLVPAIAHALATEQPVVVSTATIALQRQLVDRDLPRLVESLAAALPRRPTFALLKGRGNYLCLNKIHNDAGEPEDRPQDELFSPMAISAMGRDVQRLMEWSSHTETGDRDEVSPGVPDRSWSQVSVSARECLGVSRCQYGTDCFAERARSLAGAADVVVTNHALLAIDALSDFKVLPEYELLIVDEAHELADRVTGIATAELSATSMAVAHRRAARLVDPELAERFEACIATLSSLLHETEPGRIDVLDDELATYLTALRDAANKARMAIDTSPSDPKAAAARNEAVTALSDVDDTATRILASFVPAIPDRTDVVWLDHEEGAHARSTKGSSGSTRTILRVAPLTVSGLLRTRLFDHTTAVLTSATLSLGGNFDAMARAWGLAKPDDSEGATTPGWRGIDVGSPFEHAKSGILYVAKHLAPPGREGTGEDALAEIEGLITAAGGRTLGLFSSMRAAKAAAEVMRERLDTPVLCQGDDTTSALVQQFSADPETSLFGTLSLWQGVDVPGPSLSLVLIDRIPFPRPDDPLLTARQRAISARGGNGFMAVAANHAALLLAQGAGRLLRHTDDRGVVAVLDSRLATARYGGYLRASLPPFWPTTDGDRVRQALRRLRGDS from the coding sequence CTGCTCGCGGTCGCTGTCGACGGGCTGGGCGGCGCACGTCGCACCGGCCAGATCGAGATGGCCGAGGCCGTCACGCACGCCTTCGAATCCGGTGAACACCTGGCGGTTCAGGCCGGCACCGGCACGGGCAAGTCGCTTGCCTATCTGGTTCCGGCGATCGCGCATGCGCTGGCCACCGAGCAGCCCGTCGTCGTCTCGACCGCGACCATTGCGCTGCAGCGGCAGCTGGTGGACCGCGATCTGCCGCGGCTCGTGGAGTCGTTGGCCGCAGCGCTCCCCCGCCGCCCCACCTTCGCCCTGCTGAAGGGTCGGGGAAACTACCTGTGCCTCAACAAGATCCACAACGACGCCGGCGAGCCCGAGGACAGGCCCCAGGACGAGTTGTTCTCCCCGATGGCCATCAGCGCGATGGGCCGCGACGTGCAGCGTCTCATGGAGTGGTCCTCGCACACCGAGACCGGCGACCGTGACGAGGTGAGCCCTGGTGTGCCGGACCGCTCCTGGAGTCAGGTCAGCGTCTCTGCGCGGGAGTGCCTGGGGGTGTCACGCTGCCAATACGGCACCGACTGCTTCGCCGAGCGGGCCCGCAGCCTCGCCGGCGCCGCCGATGTGGTGGTGACCAACCATGCCCTGCTGGCCATCGATGCCCTCTCCGATTTCAAAGTGCTGCCCGAGTACGAGCTGCTGATCGTCGACGAAGCTCACGAACTGGCCGATCGCGTCACCGGGATAGCCACCGCTGAACTCTCCGCGACGTCGATGGCCGTGGCGCACCGCCGGGCCGCCAGGCTGGTGGATCCCGAACTCGCAGAACGTTTCGAGGCATGCATCGCGACGCTGTCCTCTCTGCTGCACGAGACCGAGCCGGGCCGCATCGACGTCCTCGACGACGAGCTGGCCACCTATCTGACCGCGCTGCGCGACGCTGCCAACAAGGCCAGGATGGCGATCGACACCTCGCCGAGCGATCCGAAAGCCGCGGCCGCCCGCAACGAGGCCGTGACCGCACTGTCCGACGTCGACGACACCGCTACCCGCATCCTGGCCTCGTTCGTGCCGGCCATTCCCGACCGCACGGACGTCGTGTGGCTGGACCACGAAGAAGGCGCGCACGCGAGGAGCACCAAGGGCAGCAGCGGCAGCACCCGGACCATCCTGCGGGTGGCCCCGTTGACCGTGTCAGGCTTGTTGCGCACCAGGCTCTTTGACCACACCACCGCCGTACTGACTTCGGCCACCCTGAGCCTGGGCGGCAACTTCGACGCCATGGCCCGGGCGTGGGGTCTGGCCAAACCGGACGACTCCGAGGGCGCCACCACACCGGGCTGGCGCGGTATCGACGTGGGCTCGCCGTTCGAGCATGCCAAGTCCGGAATCCTTTACGTCGCCAAGCATTTAGCCCCGCCGGGCCGGGAAGGCACCGGCGAGGACGCCCTTGCCGAGATCGAAGGTCTGATCACCGCGGCCGGCGGTCGCACGCTGGGCCTGTTCTCCTCGATGCGTGCGGCCAAGGCTGCCGCCGAGGTCATGCGCGAGCGCCTGGACACCCCGGTGCTCTGCCAGGGTGACGACACCACTTCTGCTCTGGTACAACAGTTTTCCGCCGATCCCGAAACGTCACTGTTCGGCACGCTGTCGCTGTGGCAGGGTGTCGACGTACCGGGGCCGTCGCTGTCGCTGGTGCTGATCGACCGGATCCCGTTCCCCCGCCCCGACGATCCGCTGCTGACCGCGCGGCAACGGGCGATCAGCGCACGCGGCGGCAATGGCTTCATGGCGGTGGCCGCAAACCACGCCGCCCTGCTGCTGGCCCAGGGCGCAGGGCGACTGCTGCGCCACACCGACGACCGGGGTGTGGTCGCGGTGCTGGACTCCCGACTGGCGACCGCACGCTACGGCGGTTATCTGCGTGCGTCACTGCCACCGTTCTGGCCCACCACCGACGGCGACCGGGTGCGCCAAGCTCTGCGCCGGTTACGTGGTGACAGCTGA
- a CDS encoding DUF2017 domain-containing protein produces MRKWKRVQTADGPRFRSSLAAHEAVLLRNLVTSLLGMLEERESSVPADELHAITGIRTGNPQPPQDETLRRLLPDFYRPATEHPAGSGTAESLNGALRGLHEPAIIDAKRDAAQRLLETVPDGGGKFELTESDAQAWAAAVNDVRLALGTMLDIGPDGSHRLPREHPMAGHLDVYQWLTVLQEYLVLGLMGK; encoded by the coding sequence GTGCGCAAATGGAAGCGGGTCCAGACCGCTGACGGCCCGCGGTTCCGCTCGTCGTTGGCCGCCCATGAGGCGGTATTGCTGCGGAACCTGGTGACCTCACTGCTGGGCATGCTCGAGGAGCGTGAATCCTCCGTGCCCGCAGACGAACTGCACGCCATCACCGGCATCCGGACCGGCAATCCGCAGCCGCCGCAGGACGAAACCCTGCGCCGGCTGCTCCCTGATTTCTACCGGCCGGCCACCGAGCACCCGGCCGGCTCCGGCACGGCCGAAAGTCTCAACGGCGCGCTGCGCGGCCTGCACGAACCCGCGATCATCGACGCCAAACGCGATGCGGCGCAACGGCTGCTGGAAACGGTTCCGGACGGCGGCGGCAAGTTCGAGCTGACCGAGAGCGACGCGCAGGCGTGGGCGGCCGCGGTCAACGACGTCCGGCTGGCGCTCGGCACCATGCTCGATATCGGGCCGGACGGGTCGCACCGGTTGCCCCGGGAGCACCCGATGGCGGGGCATCTGGACGTATACCAGTGGTTGACGGTGCTGCAGGAGTACCTCGTCCTGGGACTCATGGGCAAGTAG
- a CDS encoding nicotinate phosphoribosyltransferase codes for MPARYPNPETATVAAVTVALLTDKYELTMLAAALRDGTAHRRTTFEVFARRLPDGRRYGVVAGTGRFVEALGQFRFDATTLAGLDFLDDATLAYLADYRFRGDIDGYAEGELYFPGSPVLSVHGSFAECVILETLVLSIFNHDTAIASAAARMTTAAAGRPMIEMGSRRTHEQAAVAAARAAYLAGFAGSSNLEAQRRYGVPAMGTAAHAYTLLHTTPSGSDEQAAFRGQVAALGTGTTLLVDTYDITAGVANAIAVGGTELGAVRIDSGDLGVLAGQVRAQLDDLGATSTRIVVSGDLDEFAVAALRAEPVDSYGVGTSVVTGSGAPTASMVYKLVEVDGIPVAKRSSHKESHGGRKQALRLAKASGTIVEEVVYPCGQAPPAPNGLTARTLTVPLVTGGDPVSDTTPAGELAAARERVAAGLHSLPWDGLKLSRGEPAIGTRLVLPAAPSARDR; via the coding sequence ATACCGGCGAGATACCCAAACCCCGAAACGGCTACGGTTGCTGCTGTGACGGTCGCTTTGCTCACCGACAAGTACGAGTTGACCATGCTCGCCGCCGCGCTTCGGGACGGTACCGCGCACCGCCGAACCACGTTCGAAGTCTTTGCCCGCAGGTTGCCCGACGGCCGCCGCTACGGCGTGGTGGCGGGTACCGGGCGCTTCGTGGAAGCGTTGGGACAGTTCAGGTTCGACGCCACCACGTTGGCCGGCCTGGATTTTCTCGACGACGCGACGCTGGCGTACCTTGCCGACTACCGGTTCCGGGGGGACATCGACGGCTATGCCGAAGGTGAGTTGTACTTCCCCGGTTCGCCGGTGCTGTCGGTGCACGGCAGTTTCGCCGAGTGCGTGATCCTCGAAACGCTGGTGCTGTCAATCTTCAACCACGACACGGCGATCGCCTCTGCCGCGGCTCGGATGACCACCGCCGCGGCGGGGCGACCCATGATCGAGATGGGTTCGCGACGTACCCACGAACAGGCAGCTGTCGCAGCGGCCCGCGCGGCCTACCTGGCCGGTTTCGCCGGCTCTTCGAACCTGGAGGCCCAGCGCCGCTATGGCGTGCCCGCCATGGGCACCGCGGCACATGCGTACACCCTGCTGCACACGACCCCTTCGGGGTCGGACGAGCAGGCCGCGTTCCGTGGCCAGGTGGCCGCTCTCGGCACCGGCACAACGTTACTGGTGGACACCTACGACATCACCGCGGGAGTGGCGAACGCGATCGCGGTGGGCGGCACCGAGCTCGGGGCGGTGCGCATCGACTCGGGTGACCTGGGTGTGCTGGCCGGCCAGGTCCGCGCCCAGCTCGACGACCTGGGCGCGACGTCGACGCGCATCGTGGTCTCCGGCGACCTCGACGAGTTCGCGGTCGCCGCCCTGCGCGCCGAACCCGTCGACAGCTACGGCGTCGGCACCTCGGTGGTGACCGGTTCGGGGGCACCGACCGCCAGCATGGTCTACAAGCTCGTCGAGGTGGATGGCATCCCCGTGGCCAAGCGCAGCAGCCATAAAGAATCGCACGGCGGGCGCAAACAGGCACTGCGCCTGGCCAAGGCCTCCGGAACAATCGTGGAAGAGGTGGTCTATCCCTGCGGACAGGCCCCTCCCGCCCCGAACGGGCTCACCGCACGCACGCTCACCGTCCCGTTGGTGACCGGTGGCGACCCGGTGTCCGACACGACTCCTGCCGGCGAACTCGCCGCCGCGCGTGAGCGGGTCGCCGCCGGACTGCACAGCCTGCCGTGGGACGGGCTCAAACTGTCTCGCGGCGAACCGGCTATCGGGACCCGGCTGGTCCTGCCTGCCGCCCCGTCGGCCCGAGATCGTTAG